From a region of the Desulfuromonas sp. KJ2020 genome:
- a CDS encoding hybrid sensor histidine kinase/response regulator, whose product MASIQESALQLFYEEAEEHLAILEEGLLQMEKNPAVHSEDIDRLFRSAHTIKGSAGLMKLKAVAAVSHRLEDTLEGIRDGRSVATRAKADALLFALDQIRELIRLAGEGNTEPTGFLEEVDQQLEFAEKQAAEQAQTERVQVQTVPKPTSPTTDQGSAYSGTERRVGSRRDDDSGVVSGGIIKVAAEKIESMMEILGEITVSKTHMINELGVIEKIREEVEFAGSRLLREVSNFSERFAYALPEQAKTSDSMLAEFHELEFDRYDELNLFARTLQEITNDINEALRTMADFFSGFTTEIDQLDRMTVDMKERISEARTIQASNLFQRFTRSVRELSKQTGKPLELIVSGGETLIDRAVYDGLYDPLLHIVRNAVAHGFETPEDRGKLGKPAVGTIWLSAKRLGNTVEIEVRDDGRGIQFDKVRKRAAEKGFIRPDQEVSEQELIDMIFRPGFSTTETTDSTSGRGVGMNVVMDRLASLNGTIDIDTIQGQGTTMRLTLPLSLVIVNVIQFRVGEQRFVIPSTLVSEIVDLPAGDDIPEYLEVRGSKLPLVDLNGFFGLPRTGSTAPLRFAIVTQASGVKTSLLVEEIISQEDTVIKPFDSMLREMPFFSGSSISGDGTLRLVINPTRLLASAEQSFLPEETAAFADENRAPRVLIVDDSLSVRKYASMLLEAHDIEVLTANNGMDALNVLDEHQVDFIITDLEMPIMHGYELLGELGRRGVLETIPVAVLTSRAGKQHQDKAYSLGASDYLIKPFEEESLLEVVRRNTQRSNRT is encoded by the coding sequence ATGGCCAGCATTCAGGAAAGCGCTCTGCAGCTATTCTATGAAGAGGCGGAGGAGCATCTGGCCATTCTCGAGGAAGGCCTGCTGCAGATGGAGAAGAATCCGGCCGTCCATTCCGAGGATATCGACCGGCTCTTCCGCTCGGCACATACGATCAAGGGTTCGGCTGGCCTGATGAAGCTTAAGGCCGTCGCCGCTGTGTCCCACCGCCTGGAGGATACCCTTGAGGGGATCCGTGACGGCCGCAGCGTCGCGACCAGGGCGAAAGCCGACGCCCTGCTTTTCGCTCTGGACCAGATCCGCGAACTCATCCGTCTCGCCGGCGAGGGGAACACCGAACCGACCGGCTTCCTGGAGGAAGTCGACCAACAGCTCGAGTTTGCCGAAAAGCAGGCGGCGGAGCAGGCCCAAACGGAAAGGGTGCAGGTTCAGACCGTACCGAAACCGACATCGCCCACAACAGATCAGGGTTCCGCCTATTCAGGCACCGAGCGTCGCGTCGGCTCCCGCCGGGACGATGATTCGGGCGTAGTTTCGGGCGGTATCATCAAAGTGGCGGCGGAAAAAATTGAGTCCATGATGGAGATTCTCGGCGAGATCACCGTCTCCAAAACCCACATGATCAACGAACTCGGCGTTATCGAAAAAATCAGGGAAGAAGTCGAATTTGCCGGTTCTCGCCTGTTGCGTGAAGTCAGCAATTTTTCCGAACGCTTCGCCTATGCCCTGCCCGAACAGGCGAAAACAAGCGATTCCATGCTGGCGGAGTTTCACGAACTCGAATTCGACCGTTACGACGAGCTCAATCTTTTCGCCCGCACCCTGCAGGAAATCACCAACGACATCAATGAAGCCTTGCGGACCATGGCCGATTTCTTCAGCGGCTTCACCACGGAAATCGACCAGCTTGACCGCATGACCGTCGATATGAAGGAGCGGATTTCGGAAGCCCGAACGATCCAGGCCTCCAATCTTTTCCAGCGCTTTACCCGCTCGGTGCGTGAGCTGTCCAAACAGACCGGCAAACCCTTGGAACTGATTGTTTCCGGCGGCGAGACTCTCATCGACCGCGCCGTTTACGACGGTCTTTACGATCCGCTGCTCCATATCGTGCGCAATGCCGTCGCCCACGGTTTCGAAACGCCCGAAGATCGAGGAAAACTGGGGAAACCCGCCGTCGGAACCATCTGGCTGTCGGCCAAGAGACTTGGCAATACCGTCGAAATAGAAGTGCGTGACGATGGTCGGGGCATCCAGTTCGACAAGGTCCGCAAACGGGCCGCTGAAAAGGGTTTTATCAGGCCGGACCAGGAGGTGTCCGAGCAGGAGTTGATCGACATGATCTTCCGGCCCGGCTTCAGCACCACCGAGACGACCGACTCAACTTCGGGCCGGGGGGTCGGTATGAACGTGGTCATGGACCGACTGGCCTCCCTCAACGGCACCATCGACATCGACACGATTCAAGGTCAGGGCACGACCATGCGCCTGACCCTGCCGCTGTCGCTGGTCATCGTCAACGTCATCCAGTTTCGGGTTGGCGAGCAGCGCTTTGTCATTCCATCGACCCTCGTATCCGAAATTGTCGACCTGCCCGCCGGCGACGATATCCCCGAATATCTCGAAGTGCGTGGAAGCAAACTCCCCCTGGTCGACCTGAACGGTTTTTTCGGCCTGCCGCGAACCGGCAGCACGGCCCCTTTGCGTTTCGCCATCGTCACTCAGGCTTCAGGCGTCAAAACCAGTCTGCTGGTAGAAGAGATCATCAGTCAGGAAGACACCGTCATCAAGCCGTTCGATTCTATGCTCCGCGAGATGCCTTTCTTTTCAGGCAGCAGCATCTCCGGTGACGGGACGCTGCGCCTGGTTATCAACCCCACCCGTCTGCTCGCCTCTGCGGAGCAATCTTTCCTCCCGGAAGAAACCGCTGCCTTCGCGGACGAAAACCGGGCGCCACGAGTGCTGATCGTCGACGACTCCCTCAGCGTGCGTAAGTACGCCTCCATGCTCCTCGAAGCTCATGATATCGAGGTTCTCACCGCCAACAACGGCATGGACGCCCTCAACGTCCTGGATGAACACCAGGTCGACTTCATTATCACCGACCTTGAAATGCCCATCATGCACGGCTACGAATTGCTTGGTGAACTGGGCCGTCGCGGTGTGCTCGAGACCATCCCTGTCGCCGTACTCACCTCCCGCGCCGGCAAACAGCATCAGGACAAGGCCTACTCTCTCGGCGCCTCGGACTACCTGATCAAGCCCTTTGAAGAGGAATCCCTGCTGGAAGTCGTGCGCCGCAATACACAGCGCAGCAACCGAACCTAA
- a CDS encoding amino acid ABC transporter ATP-binding protein, which yields MVVITDISKTFPNRVQALSRFSLTIREREVVVVVGPSGSGKSTLLRCLNGLEERDGGSIVIDGIPLDENPRNRLKIRQEVGMVFQSFNLFPHLTVLENINLAQMRVRKKNRRQATTLTMELLGKVNLSEKAQAYPSQLSGGQQQRVAIARALALHPKVMLFDEATSALDPEMIGEVLEVMRSLAREGMTMVVVTHEMGFAREIGDRVVLLDHGRLVEVAPAARFFSAPREERSRHFLQQVL from the coding sequence ATGGTCGTCATCACCGACATCAGCAAGACCTTTCCCAACCGGGTGCAGGCCCTCAGCCGCTTTTCCCTGACCATCCGCGAGCGGGAGGTCGTGGTCGTGGTCGGGCCGTCCGGTTCGGGCAAATCCACCCTGCTGCGCTGCCTCAACGGTCTGGAAGAAAGGGACGGCGGCTCCATTGTCATCGATGGCATTCCGCTGGACGAAAATCCGCGGAATCGGCTGAAGATCCGGCAGGAGGTTGGCATGGTCTTTCAGTCCTTCAACCTTTTTCCGCACCTGACCGTGCTGGAGAACATCAACCTGGCCCAGATGCGGGTACGCAAAAAAAACCGTCGGCAGGCCACGACTCTGACCATGGAACTTCTCGGCAAAGTCAATCTGAGCGAAAAAGCGCAGGCCTATCCCTCCCAACTCAGCGGCGGTCAGCAGCAAAGGGTCGCCATCGCCCGCGCCCTGGCCCTGCACCCGAAAGTGATGCTCTTCGATGAGGCCACCAGCGCGCTGGACCCCGAAATGATCGGCGAGGTTCTTGAAGTCATGCGCTCCCTGGCCAGGGAGGGGATGACCATGGTGGTCGTGACCCATGAGATGGGTTTTGCCCGGGAAATCGGCGACCGGGTCGTCTTGCTCGACCATGGCCGCCTGGTTGAAGTAGCGCCGGCGGCCCGGTTTTTCTCTGCCCCCCGCGAAGAAAGAAGTCGCCACTTTCTGCAACAGGTTCTCTGA
- a CDS encoding amino acid ABC transporter permease, with protein sequence MTYLPGPSPKIKRLDIVLLAGVAALAVTLIFRIHNSLDYRWNWAVIPQYLLRFDEASRQWVPGLLLEGLFTTLRLSVWSMLLALLLGLTMGLFRTSPSLFKRLVGQTYVGLVRNLPPLVMIFLFYFFLSSQVTPLFSGLPAFLGEHPRISRWVGILLAPPEFLEQFLSATLTLALIEGAYITEIVRSGIQSIERGQWDAARALGLSYRQQLQDIVLPQAFQRMLPPLAGQFISTVKDSAIVSVISIQELTFQGSELMATTYLTLEVWITITLMYLLLTLSLSLGARQLERHLRNRV encoded by the coding sequence ATGACCTACTTGCCGGGGCCGTCCCCCAAGATCAAGAGGCTGGATATCGTCCTGCTGGCCGGGGTGGCGGCCCTCGCCGTCACCCTGATCTTCAGGATTCACAACAGCCTCGACTATCGCTGGAACTGGGCCGTCATCCCCCAGTATCTGCTGCGATTTGACGAGGCCTCCCGACAGTGGGTACCCGGCCTGCTGCTGGAAGGTCTCTTCACGACCCTCCGACTGAGCGTCTGGTCCATGCTGCTGGCCCTGCTCCTCGGCCTGACTATGGGTCTGTTTCGAACCAGCCCCAGCCTGTTCAAACGTCTGGTGGGGCAGACCTATGTCGGCCTGGTGCGCAATCTGCCGCCGCTGGTCATGATTTTTCTTTTCTACTTCTTTCTGAGCAGCCAGGTCACCCCCCTGTTCAGTGGCCTCCCGGCTTTTCTCGGCGAGCACCCCAGGATTTCCCGCTGGGTCGGCATCCTGTTGGCCCCGCCTGAATTTCTCGAGCAATTTCTGTCCGCCACCCTGACGCTGGCCCTGATCGAAGGCGCTTACATCACCGAAATCGTCCGTTCCGGCATCCAGTCCATTGAAAGAGGGCAATGGGATGCGGCCCGGGCTCTCGGTCTCTCCTATCGCCAGCAGCTGCAGGATATCGTGCTCCCTCAGGCCTTCCAGCGGATGCTGCCGCCTTTGGCCGGACAGTTCATCTCCACGGTTAAGGACTCGGCCATCGTGTCCGTCATCTCCATCCAGGAGCTGACTTTTCAGGGCAGCGAACTGATGGCCACGACCTACCTTACCCTGGAGGTATGGATTACCATTACCCTCATGTATCTCCTGCTGACTCTCTCTCTCTCGCTGGGAGCCCGGCAGCTCGAACGTCATCTCCGAAACCGCGTCTGA
- a CDS encoding transporter substrate-binding domain-containing protein produces the protein MYRFRPLFTILAVLLAGIALASGSGAADLRQELVEKSTLEQALRKGTLRVGMSTFVPWAMKDKTGSLIGFEIDVATRLAQDMGVKAEFVPTKWSGIIPALLTGKFDIIIGGMGIRPDRSIKVNFSIPYDYSGMSLVAHRGKAAGFDALADFDREDVVIVARIGTTAATAAKTFIPKATLRLFDDESQAIQELLNGRAHAFVTSKPTPAFLALKHADKLFLPLPDTFTREPIGFAIRKGDVDFLNYLDSWIRVVEAEGWLEQKRQYWFESRQWEALIQ, from the coding sequence ATGTACCGATTCAGACCCTTGTTCACAATCCTCGCCGTCCTGCTGGCGGGAATCGCTTTGGCCAGCGGTTCCGGGGCCGCCGACCTCCGCCAGGAGCTGGTGGAAAAAAGCACGCTGGAACAGGCTCTTCGCAAAGGCACGCTGCGCGTCGGCATGTCGACCTTCGTGCCCTGGGCCATGAAGGACAAGACCGGCAGCCTGATCGGCTTTGAAATCGACGTCGCCACCCGGCTGGCCCAGGACATGGGGGTCAAGGCGGAATTTGTACCGACGAAATGGTCGGGCATCATTCCGGCGCTGCTTACCGGCAAGTTCGACATCATCATCGGCGGCATGGGGATTCGGCCTGATCGCAGCATCAAGGTGAATTTTTCCATCCCCTATGACTATTCGGGGATGTCGCTGGTCGCGCATCGGGGAAAAGCGGCCGGCTTCGACGCCCTCGCGGATTTCGACCGGGAGGATGTCGTCATCGTCGCCCGCATCGGCACGACTGCGGCGACGGCCGCCAAGACCTTCATACCCAAGGCGACCCTGCGCCTGTTCGATGATGAATCCCAGGCCATACAGGAGCTGCTGAACGGTCGGGCCCATGCTTTCGTGACCTCCAAGCCCACCCCGGCTTTTCTGGCTCTGAAGCATGCCGACAAACTCTTTCTGCCCCTACCCGACACCTTCACCCGGGAACCCATCGGCTTTGCCATCCGCAAAGGCGACGTGGATTTTCTCAACTACCTCGACAGCTGGATTCGCGTCGTCGAAGCAGAGGGGTGGCTGGAGCAGAAGCGGCAATACTGGTTCGAAAGCCGCCAGTGGGAGGCTCTGATTCAATAG
- a CDS encoding DUF4388 domain-containing protein, which yields MSNEAKRILVVDDSPTVRRLIELILSQQGYKIYTAEDGDKGLEVAREISPSAILVDFVMPRMNGHMFCKTLRSDPKMKDIPIILISSKGEVVGQAFEESFGVLHYFTKPFEPDDLIAKLEQVLAGEPEVQAEEAPPTSVPAKEKAPASQVAANAPQAAPPAPAAKAAKAGAEAPAGATGQSIAVEVQDALDKLLRQYFQKDFPLLMKNVMADTLRETGLVKSETLVLSGDLSHLSLPDVLNFIHNSRLSGRLSIFSRDVFGEIFLENGLFVFSTVSRKGTHKFLTDLMCRDGRLKCSKKALQGVIDEARSKNLPVGRVLVERGHITNDELMEYLKRHAQEAFNAILEVTSGNFFLEKDALPVNLQDITFRLPLMNVLMEGLRLLDEKQLAQTEFKDESVVLVRLITNEDALESINLTEKELTFFSIIDGKKTLRQLIEKSGLTPLETKRICYTLTKVGLLQRKYA from the coding sequence ATGAGCAATGAAGCCAAGCGCATTCTCGTCGTGGATGATTCTCCCACCGTCAGACGTCTTATCGAACTGATTCTTTCCCAGCAGGGCTACAAGATCTATACGGCTGAGGATGGAGACAAAGGGCTGGAGGTCGCCAGGGAAATTTCGCCGTCAGCCATTCTGGTCGATTTCGTCATGCCCCGCATGAACGGACACATGTTCTGCAAGACCCTGCGCTCCGACCCCAAGATGAAGGATATCCCCATCATTTTGATTTCTTCGAAGGGGGAGGTGGTCGGCCAAGCTTTTGAGGAATCATTCGGTGTTCTCCATTACTTCACCAAACCCTTTGAGCCTGACGATCTTATCGCCAAACTCGAGCAGGTTCTGGCTGGAGAGCCGGAGGTTCAAGCGGAAGAAGCTCCCCCGACCAGCGTGCCGGCAAAGGAAAAGGCACCAGCATCGCAGGTTGCGGCCAACGCTCCCCAGGCTGCCCCCCCAGCTCCGGCGGCCAAAGCCGCTAAGGCCGGTGCGGAAGCTCCCGCGGGGGCCACGGGCCAGTCCATCGCCGTCGAAGTACAAGACGCGCTGGACAAGCTGCTGCGCCAATACTTCCAGAAAGACTTCCCTCTGCTCATGAAGAATGTCATGGCCGACACCTTGCGGGAAACGGGATTGGTTAAAAGCGAAACACTCGTGCTTTCCGGTGATCTATCCCACCTCTCCCTGCCTGACGTGCTCAACTTTATCCATAACTCGCGCCTGTCGGGCAGACTGTCTATCTTTTCCCGGGATGTGTTCGGAGAAATATTTCTGGAGAACGGTCTATTCGTCTTTTCGACCGTCAGCCGTAAAGGAACTCACAAGTTCCTCACCGATCTCATGTGCCGGGATGGGCGCCTCAAATGCAGCAAGAAGGCCCTGCAGGGCGTTATTGATGAAGCGCGTTCCAAGAACCTCCCCGTCGGACGGGTACTGGTCGAGCGTGGCCATATCACCAACGATGAATTGATGGAATACCTTAAACGACATGCCCAGGAAGCGTTCAACGCCATTCTGGAGGTAACTTCGGGCAATTTCTTCCTTGAAAAAGATGCGCTGCCAGTCAACCTGCAGGACATTACTTTCCGGTTGCCCCTGATGAATGTCCTGATGGAAGGGCTGCGCCTGCTCGACGAAAAGCAGCTGGCCCAGACGGAGTTCAAGGACGAAAGTGTCGTCCTTGTCCGCCTCATTACCAACGAGGACGCACTGGAATCGATCAACCTGACAGAAAAGGAATTGACTTTCTTCTCTATCATCGACGGCAAGAAGACCTTGCGTCAGCTCATCGAAAAGAGCGGTCTTACCCCTCTCGAAACGAAACGGATCTGCTACACGCTCACCAAGGTGGGCCTGCTGCAGAGAAAATATGCATAG
- a CDS encoding cytochrome c — translation MKRLSVLVTLLVAFSLAAPSAHAGNWRKGKALFKDNCMSCHDNNSDSVKVSPGDKTKAQWNRFFDRDKHAAKPEVFNKLSKKDLENLKDYLDKYSLDSAKPGTCG, via the coding sequence ATGAAAAGACTGTCTGTTCTCGTCACCCTTTTGGTCGCCTTTTCTCTGGCGGCTCCCTCGGCCCATGCCGGTAACTGGAGAAAAGGCAAGGCGCTGTTCAAGGACAACTGCATGAGCTGTCATGACAATAATAGTGATTCCGTGAAAGTGTCTCCCGGCGACAAAACCAAGGCACAGTGGAACCGCTTCTTTGACCGCGACAAGCATGCAGCCAAGCCCGAAGTTTTCAACAAGCTCTCCAAGAAGGATCTGGAAAACCTGAAAGACTATCTGGACAAATACTCTCTCGACTCAGCCAAGCCGGGAACCTGCGGTTAA
- a CDS encoding PleD family two-component system response regulator, translated as MAKILIADDSPTELAFLQETLKGTSHEIILARDGKEAEEKARTQPVDLIILDVVMPNKNGFQVCRDLKKDPKFSKIPIIITTSKSGDSDKFWGKKQGADEYITKPYEPVDILLAIKKHLGGTK; from the coding sequence ATGGCAAAGATCTTGATCGCTGACGACAGCCCCACCGAACTCGCTTTTCTGCAGGAAACCCTCAAGGGCACCTCTCACGAAATCATCCTTGCCAGAGACGGCAAGGAGGCCGAGGAAAAAGCCCGCACACAACCCGTTGACCTGATCATTCTGGACGTTGTCATGCCGAACAAGAACGGCTTTCAGGTCTGCCGAGATCTTAAAAAAGATCCCAAGTTCAGCAAGATCCCCATCATTATCACTACGTCGAAATCAGGGGACAGCGATAAATTCTGGGGCAAAAAGCAAGGCGCCGACGAATACATCACCAAGCCCTATGAGCCCGTCGACATTCTGCTGGCCATCAAAAAACATCTGGGAGGGACTAAGTGA
- a CDS encoding methyl-accepting chemotaxis protein, which translates to MAQPAKNVRTIRRKLLRVALFFTVVSLATIATSYYFFYRSHTALLSVANEQVEKLSIVDQLSQELALMRGSEKDFLLASARGDENAMEQYSDALYVRVEAVPSLLGQLKTLSEGNIEISRSVSQLEAIQADLLSNLDILADSLFEGATLEEADPAIKAFAMNLREFSNVLPVMKKAVLKDVARGKTSGAWSLSMWAIPVVGLVLVVIGLFAASVVGKRITASFEKFKAGVANLSEGNFEEIEVDTHDELAEVATLFNESLHKLQDSIITESEREETQNNLIGFLEVVSEAADGDLTVKAPVTADAFGSIADAYNLMVDSLAEQMADTRRKAEEVGRESQHLLEIFRTMETGAEKQASQVQEATDFVNETSSTTLEISNKATLAQETSALVDQVTEQGNSLVMQNIEGMQLIRVTVQVINKKMKSLSERLLEIGTISQLISEVATRTTILAMNASIEAARAGEQGRGFLVISDEIKRLADKSAEATKQITGIIKAIQTEAGEVTASLEEETRTVEGQTKLAQDTGDAFTEIQKAIGDSKQVVTEIFDLSQKQQHLTNEAVLSMKEVSVISKQAMSMVKDSARISDGLHDMSETLLSSLSQFILPGEEDDLLQQGVSFDLSGEASVEGETMPAEEIEEDLVALEDEIFDTELDIKMA; encoded by the coding sequence ATGGCTCAGCCAGCCAAAAACGTCCGTACCATCCGGCGCAAGCTCCTGCGCGTCGCCCTTTTTTTCACCGTTGTTTCCCTGGCAACCATTGCTACCAGTTACTACTTTTTTTATCGCTCCCATACGGCCCTGTTGAGCGTGGCCAACGAGCAGGTTGAGAAGCTCAGTATTGTTGACCAGCTGAGCCAGGAGTTGGCCCTGATGCGGGGCAGTGAAAAGGATTTTCTGCTGGCGTCGGCCCGGGGCGACGAAAACGCCATGGAACAGTACAGCGATGCCCTATACGTCCGGGTAGAAGCCGTTCCGTCCCTGCTCGGGCAGCTTAAAACACTGTCCGAGGGAAATATCGAGATAAGCCGATCCGTATCCCAGCTGGAGGCGATTCAGGCCGACCTGCTCAGTAATCTCGATATTCTCGCCGATTCCTTGTTCGAGGGCGCCACCCTGGAAGAGGCTGACCCGGCCATCAAGGCGTTCGCCATGAACCTGCGCGAGTTCTCCAATGTGCTGCCCGTGATGAAAAAGGCCGTTCTCAAGGATGTGGCCCGCGGGAAAACCTCCGGTGCCTGGTCGCTTTCCATGTGGGCGATCCCTGTTGTCGGCCTGGTGCTGGTGGTGATAGGACTTTTCGCGGCTTCAGTGGTCGGCAAACGTATTACGGCATCCTTTGAAAAGTTCAAGGCCGGTGTTGCCAATCTTTCCGAAGGGAATTTTGAAGAAATTGAGGTTGACACCCACGATGAACTGGCCGAGGTGGCCACACTGTTCAATGAGTCTCTGCATAAGCTGCAGGACTCTATCATTACCGAAAGCGAGCGGGAAGAGACACAGAACAACCTTATCGGCTTTCTCGAGGTCGTCAGCGAAGCGGCTGACGGTGACCTCACCGTAAAGGCACCGGTTACCGCCGATGCCTTCGGCTCTATCGCGGACGCCTACAACCTGATGGTTGACAGCCTGGCAGAGCAGATGGCCGATACGCGCCGGAAGGCGGAAGAGGTCGGTCGCGAATCCCAGCATCTGCTGGAAATCTTCCGGACCATGGAAACCGGCGCTGAAAAGCAGGCGTCTCAGGTTCAGGAAGCCACGGACTTCGTTAACGAAACCTCTTCCACGACGCTGGAGATCTCGAATAAAGCCACCCTGGCGCAGGAAACCTCAGCTCTGGTGGATCAGGTTACCGAACAGGGTAACAGCTTGGTTATGCAGAACATTGAGGGGATGCAGCTGATCCGCGTCACCGTGCAGGTCATCAACAAAAAGATGAAATCCCTGTCCGAAAGGCTGCTGGAAATCGGCACCATCTCCCAGCTCATCTCCGAGGTTGCCACCCGGACGACCATTCTGGCCATGAACGCTTCTATCGAAGCGGCACGCGCTGGGGAACAGGGGCGTGGCTTCCTGGTTATTTCCGATGAAATCAAGCGCCTGGCCGACAAGTCGGCCGAGGCCACCAAGCAGATTACCGGCATCATCAAGGCGATTCAGACCGAGGCGGGCGAAGTCACCGCTTCGCTGGAAGAAGAAACCCGCACAGTTGAAGGGCAGACCAAGCTGGCCCAGGATACAGGCGATGCCTTCACTGAAATTCAGAAGGCCATCGGTGACTCCAAGCAGGTTGTTACCGAGATCTTTGACCTGTCCCAGAAACAGCAGCACCTGACCAACGAGGCGGTGCTTTCCATGAAGGAAGTTTCGGTGATCTCCAAGCAGGCCATGTCCATGGTGAAGGATTCCGCTCGTATCTCGGATGGCCTCCATGACATGTCCGAAACTCTGCTGAGTTCTCTTTCTCAATTCATTTTGCCGGGTGAGGAAGATGATCTGCTGCAGCAGGGCGTGTCTTTTGATCTTTCCGGGGAGGCCTCGGTCGAAGGGGAGACGATGCCAGCAGAAGAGATCGAAGAGGATCTGGTGGCTCTGGAGGATGAAATATTCGATACGGAGCTGGACATCAAAATGGCCTGA
- a CDS encoding DUF3365 domain-containing protein has protein sequence MFRNLTIRKRIMAILAIVYVISLSLAVGGGYYVLRQDTIRESNEKTEIFSAAMSSSAAYLGSAIRPKVLEYLPETYFPEATVGIFMLTTIAKTVQDQYPEYIYRIASPNPLNPENLANEWEEQTIKKFETGEMESWRGFVERDGKEYYAVATPMSAGQNCIWCHDTPEVAHPKMVEQYGTRSGYGYTLGDVVGARIVYVPTDVALAQAKKKLAYFAGGFSLFFLLALIAVDRIIVSSVVRPIENIVAVAEDISRGKMDREFEVKSNDEIKALADAFKRMKVSLAKAMDILRK, from the coding sequence ATGTTCAGAAACCTGACCATCCGTAAAAGGATCATGGCCATTCTCGCCATAGTCTACGTCATTTCCCTGAGCCTGGCAGTCGGCGGCGGCTATTATGTGCTGCGGCAGGACACCATTCGCGAGTCCAATGAAAAAACCGAGATCTTCTCCGCGGCCATGAGCAGTTCGGCCGCCTACCTGGGCAGCGCTATTCGCCCCAAGGTGCTCGAATACCTGCCCGAAACCTATTTCCCTGAGGCGACGGTCGGCATTTTCATGCTCACCACCATCGCCAAAACGGTTCAGGACCAGTATCCCGAATACATTTACCGCATCGCCTCACCCAACCCCCTCAATCCAGAGAATTTGGCCAACGAATGGGAAGAGCAAACCATAAAGAAATTCGAGACCGGCGAAATGGAGTCCTGGCGTGGTTTTGTAGAACGCGACGGCAAGGAATACTACGCCGTGGCTACCCCCATGTCTGCCGGGCAGAACTGTATCTGGTGTCACGACACCCCTGAGGTAGCACACCCCAAAATGGTTGAACAATACGGAACCCGCTCCGGCTACGGCTACACTCTGGGCGATGTGGTCGGCGCCCGTATCGTCTATGTTCCCACCGATGTCGCCCTGGCCCAAGCCAAGAAAAAACTGGCCTATTTTGCCGGCGGCTTCAGCCTCTTCTTCCTGCTAGCCCTGATCGCCGTTGACCGCATCATCGTCAGTAGCGTCGTGCGCCCCATCGAAAACATCGTGGCTGTCGCCGAGGACATCAGTCGAGGCAAAATGGATCGTGAGTTCGAGGTCAAGTCCAACGACGAGATCAAGGCGCTGGCTGATGCCTTTAAGCGCATGAAGGTCTCTCTCGCCAAGGCGATGGACATTTTAAGAAAGTAA
- a CDS encoding chemotaxis protein CheW: MRSTLLPVFLEEAQENLGNIEKCLQSLGKIGDSSQDLLEPAFRSAHTIKGTAGLVKLTETATIARRLEEALEALNLSGNIPSAPEVKALGLAFRILQEQVRLTGSDEPERIGAADEVDQALREAEVATRRPSFSVVPTQASEEPSPLVTPVEPLLPIATDLPVALTSDPLPDVLASDPQPEIPASEVRPEDMGLDLDDENSTRVALRGFACCHFSVAGVEYYLPMENMLEISPMPPLTRLPLAPDYIQGLANLRGSVVPVIHLGRLHGRRSAGSTDRHLVIAISGTEKLGFIAESMPNLSMEIQGEAIQPSTFIQKFKIGAA, from the coding sequence ATGCGCAGTACACTCCTGCCCGTTTTCCTGGAGGAGGCCCAGGAAAATCTCGGCAACATAGAGAAATGCCTACAATCGCTCGGCAAGATCGGCGACAGCAGCCAAGACCTGCTCGAGCCCGCCTTCCGTTCAGCCCACACCATCAAAGGGACGGCGGGGCTCGTCAAACTGACGGAAACCGCCACCATCGCCCGTCGTCTGGAAGAAGCCCTGGAGGCCCTCAACCTGTCCGGCAACATCCCCTCAGCGCCGGAGGTCAAAGCCCTTGGTCTCGCCTTTAGGATACTGCAGGAGCAGGTACGCCTGACTGGCAGCGATGAACCGGAAAGAATCGGCGCCGCGGATGAGGTCGATCAGGCCCTGCGGGAAGCCGAAGTCGCCACCAGGCGCCCGAGCTTTTCTGTCGTTCCGACCCAAGCCAGCGAAGAACCTTCACCCCTGGTCACCCCCGTGGAGCCATTGCTGCCAATAGCGACAGATCTCCCGGTCGCCCTCACTTCTGACCCACTCCCGGACGTTCTTGCCTCTGACCCGCAGCCAGAAATCCCAGCTTCTGAAGTCCGCCCGGAGGACATGGGTCTTGATCTGGACGACGAAAACTCCACACGTGTCGCACTGCGAGGATTCGCCTGCTGCCATTTTTCGGTGGCGGGCGTCGAATATTATCTGCCGATGGAAAACATGCTGGAGATCTCGCCCATGCCTCCCCTCACGCGATTGCCCCTCGCCCCCGACTATATCCAGGGGTTGGCCAATCTGCGGGGGTCTGTTGTTCCGGTCATCCACCTGGGACGACTCCACGGACGCCGGAGTGCCGGGTCCACCGACCGGCACCTGGTCATCGCCATCTCCGGAACCGAGAAACTGGGGTTCATCGCCGAAAGTATGCCGAACCTCTCCATGGAAATACAGGGTGAGGCGATCCAGCCTTCCACCTTCATTCAGAAATTCAAAATAGGAGCAGCCTGA